A genomic stretch from Bos javanicus breed banteng chromosome 3, ARS-OSU_banteng_1.0, whole genome shotgun sequence includes:
- the LOC133245315 gene encoding HIG1 domain family member 1A, mitochondrial-like, whose product MSSNTDISLSSYDEDQGSKLIRKAREAPFVPIVMAGFAAIVAYGLYRLKSRGHTKMSVHLIHMCVAAQGFVVGAMTLGMGYSLYQEFWGKPKP is encoded by the coding sequence ATGTCAAGCAACacagatatttctctttcttcatatGATGAAGATCAGGGATCTAAACTTATCCGAAAAGCTAGAGAGGCACCATTTGTCCCCATTGTAATGGCAGGTTTTGCAGCAATTGTTGCATATGGATTATATAGATTGAAGAGCAGGGGACATACTAAAATGTCTGTTCACCTGATCCACATGTGTGTGGCAGCCCAAGGCTTTGTTGTGGGAGCAATGACTCTTGGTATGGGCTATTCCCTGTATCAAGAATTCTGGGGGAAACCTAAACCTTAG